One Gemmatimonadota bacterium DNA window includes the following coding sequences:
- a CDS encoding transglycosylase domain-containing protein, translated as MALGGAALLLWERCGLRGCPDVDRLRGYMPEQASLVLDRRGRELAKLYVVRRVVVPLDLLPQHAPAAFVAIEDRRFWEHGGVDWWRVPVALWRNLRSLEVREGFSTITMQLARNLFPQELPPRERTPWRKLGEMRVAQEIEERYGKRDILELYLNQIYFGSGAWGIEAAAQEYFGKPAA; from the coding sequence ATGGCGCTGGGGGGTGCCGCGCTGCTGCTCTGGGAGCGCTGCGGGCTGCGGGGCTGCCCGGACGTGGATCGGCTGCGCGGCTACATGCCTGAGCAGGCGTCCCTGGTGCTGGACCGGCGCGGCCGGGAGCTGGCCAAGTTGTACGTGGTGCGGCGCGTGGTGGTGCCGCTGGATTTGCTGCCCCAGCATGCGCCGGCGGCGTTCGTGGCCATCGAAGACCGGCGTTTCTGGGAGCATGGCGGTGTGGACTGGTGGCGCGTGCCGGTGGCGCTGTGGCGCAACCTGCGCTCACTCGAGGTGCGGGAGGGGTTCAGCACCATCACCATGCAGTTAGCGCGGAACCTGTTTCCACAGGAGCTGCCGCCGCGCGAGCGCACGCCGTGGCGGAAGTTGGGGGAGATGCGCGTTGCGCAGGAGATCGAGGAGCGCTACGGCAAGCGGGACATTCTCGAGCTTTATCTGAACCAGATCTACTTCGGCAGTGGCGCGTGGGGGATCGAGGCGGCGGCGCAGGAATACTTCGGCAAGCCGGCGGCGTAG
- a CDS encoding transglycosylase domain-containing protein, with translation MSLAEAALLAGVPRSPSRLNPRADAAAAVRRRNLVLERMAEQGRVAVAQAARASSARLRLRRGSAEPAERAPYFVEEVRQLLESELGEAIYTEGLVIRTTLDAGIQQAAEQELAQQFGAIEAGRYGRYRGRAYGARGAAARRRAGGCDGLPAGCSCGAGRLERGCAGAGRRPGLPGFAVQPRHARPGWPPDSADARAGGRPSRPPAGLGQPAPRVLDSGHGPGARRAPAFRPAARPPGARDTSGVLCGDTTAGEAR, from the coding sequence TTGTCCTTGGCGGAGGCGGCGCTGCTGGCGGGAGTGCCGCGCTCGCCCTCGCGGCTGAACCCGCGGGCGGATGCGGCGGCGGCGGTGCGGCGGCGGAACCTGGTGCTTGAGCGTATGGCGGAGCAGGGGCGGGTGGCGGTGGCACAGGCGGCGCGGGCGAGCTCGGCGCGGCTGCGGCTGCGGCGGGGCTCGGCGGAGCCTGCGGAGCGGGCGCCGTATTTTGTCGAGGAGGTGCGGCAGTTGCTCGAGTCGGAGCTGGGCGAGGCGATCTATACGGAAGGGCTGGTGATCCGGACGACGCTGGATGCCGGGATTCAGCAAGCGGCGGAGCAGGAGCTGGCACAACAGTTCGGGGCGATCGAGGCGGGGCGCTACGGCCGCTACCGCGGGCGAGCGTACGGGGCACGGGGCGCGGCAGCGCGGCGGCGGGCTGGAGGGTGCGACGGACTACCTGCAGGGTGCTCTTGTGGTGCTGGACGCCTGGAACGGGGATGTGCTGGCGCCGGTCGGCGGCCGGGACTTCCGGGATTCGCCGTTCAACCGCGCCACGCGCGCCCCGGCTGGCCTCCTGACAGCGCGGATGCCAGGGCGGGCGGGCGGCCGTCACGGCCGCCGGCGGGGCTGGGCCAGCCAGCGCCGCGCGTGCTAGATTCCGGCCACGGTCCGGGGGCGCGGCGGGCGCCGGCTTTCCGGCCGGCGGCGCGGCCGCCGGGGGCGAGAGACACTTCCGGTGTGCTGTGCGGGGACACCACGGCCGGGGAGGCGCGGTGA